In Flammeovirgaceae bacterium 311, one DNA window encodes the following:
- a CDS encoding hypothetical protein (COG0823 Periplasmic component of the Tol biopolymer transport system): MFKKYITLQLICFLLLAGGIVACNEDTIAPTGSGSIRGVVIDAETNNPIQTASITTNPATSAPVTNEEGIFTINNISRGDYSISAQKKGYKTKTVTVAVQNTGQSDVTLVLERTDAGNTPGQPGSPSPAASASGQPIDVTLSWEAPDTDNADSLTYDVYLYQSGTAERTRIASEVSDTSVVAGNLMYGTTYFWQVVVRDQSGSTSNGEVWSFTTLSLPEARYLFARATDGNYDIYSSDGTEANTFRLTHDFSREWWPRLNPQRDVIAYSSNVGVEPQIYTMNRDGSSKRQITRVPVTGYHNQGIGFAWSPDGGQLLYANYDKLYRIARDGSGLSLVATAPANRHFRMVDWAENGDKIVAQTIGTDINDSEIYIMNANGSGMQQLVNNLPGRVESPTFSIDGNSILYTHDVSGFENLEGRQLDAHIFSIAANGSGRVDLSRNKPDGTNDLYPQYSPDGAKVIFVNTPNDGIGTTDVWMMNASDGSERVKLFSNATMPDWK, from the coding sequence ATGTTTAAAAAATATATAACCCTTCAGTTAATATGCTTTCTCCTGCTGGCAGGGGGCATTGTGGCGTGTAACGAAGATACCATAGCGCCAACCGGCAGTGGCTCTATCAGGGGTGTGGTGATCGATGCTGAAACGAATAATCCTATACAAACAGCCAGCATCACTACAAATCCAGCAACTTCAGCCCCTGTTACCAATGAGGAAGGTATCTTCACCATCAACAATATATCCAGGGGCGATTATAGTATATCAGCTCAGAAAAAGGGTTATAAAACCAAAACTGTAACGGTAGCAGTACAAAATACAGGGCAGAGCGATGTAACCCTGGTGCTGGAGCGGACAGATGCAGGTAATACACCCGGGCAGCCAGGCAGCCCCTCTCCTGCAGCAAGTGCAAGCGGACAGCCTATCGATGTTACCCTGAGCTGGGAGGCTCCCGACACTGACAACGCAGATTCCTTAACCTATGATGTGTATCTCTACCAGTCGGGCACTGCTGAAAGAACCAGAATTGCCAGCGAAGTTTCAGATACTAGTGTGGTGGCCGGTAACCTGATGTATGGCACCACATATTTCTGGCAGGTGGTTGTAAGAGACCAGAGTGGGAGTACCTCCAATGGAGAGGTCTGGAGCTTTACAACCCTTTCTTTGCCAGAGGCCCGCTACCTGTTTGCCCGCGCAACAGATGGTAATTACGACATTTACAGCTCAGATGGTACTGAAGCCAATACATTTCGCTTAACTCACGATTTTAGCCGGGAATGGTGGCCCCGCCTAAATCCTCAGCGCGATGTGATTGCCTATTCTTCCAATGTTGGCGTGGAGCCGCAGATATATACAATGAACAGGGATGGCTCCAGTAAACGGCAAATTACCCGGGTACCGGTTACCGGTTACCACAACCAGGGCATTGGCTTTGCCTGGTCGCCGGATGGAGGGCAGCTGCTCTACGCCAATTACGACAAACTGTACCGCATTGCACGCGATGGCTCCGGCCTTAGCCTGGTAGCCACTGCGCCGGCAAACCGTCATTTCAGGATGGTAGACTGGGCCGAAAACGGCGATAAAATAGTAGCCCAGACCATTGGTACTGATATTAACGATTCTGAAATTTACATCATGAATGCCAATGGCTCCGGCATGCAGCAGCTGGTAAACAACCTTCCCGGCCGTGTCGAAAGCCCGACCTTCTCCATCGATGGCAACAGTATTTTATATACCCACGATGTATCTGGTTTCGAAAACCTGGAGGGAAGGCAGCTGGATGCACATATTTTCAGCATAGCGGCAAATGGCTCCGGCCGTGTGGATCTTTCCCGTAATAAGCCTGATGGCACCAACGACCTTTACCCCCAATACTCTCCTGATGGTGCTAAAGTCATATTTGTGAACACCCCGAATGATGGCATTGGTACCACTGATGTCTGGATGATGAATGCATCTGATGGCAGTGAGCGGGTAAAGCTTTTCTCAAATGCCACCATGCCCGATTGGAAATAA
- a CDS encoding major facilitator superfamily membrane protein (COG0477 Permeases of the major facilitator superfamily), translating to MASEERISRLSGMFRALQYRNYRLFFTGQGISLIGTWMQQIALSWLVYRLTDSVFLLGAVTFCSQVPSFLLSPFAGVVADRFERRKVLLVTQMLSMIQASTLTVLVLTDSIQIWHILTLSAVLGIINAYDIATRQAFVVEMVDKREDVSNAIALNSSMFNMARLVGPSVAGILIAAVGEGMCFLINAVSYIAVLASLLMMRLNPYEPVVHKRRVWQSLIEGFGYAFGFAPIRALILIVALLSLFGMPFSVLMPVFARDILHGGANTLGYLMGASGVGALAGALFLAQRKSVVGLGKIMIFTMLIFSVGLIAFSFSEVLLISLLCMLVSGFGMIVTMASCNTLLQTIVEDDKRGRVMSLYSMAFMGMAPFGSMLAGAVAEYIGVNFTLAACGLLCAISIIPFAVNLNNLRQLVVPIYQRLGILPEIATGLQSASNLTTPPEER from the coding sequence ATGGCATCAGAGGAAAGAATCAGCAGATTAAGCGGCATGTTCAGGGCCCTGCAGTATCGCAACTACAGGCTCTTTTTTACAGGGCAGGGTATTTCTTTAATTGGTACCTGGATGCAGCAGATTGCCCTTAGCTGGCTGGTGTACCGCCTTACGGATTCTGTATTTCTGCTTGGTGCCGTTACCTTCTGCAGCCAGGTGCCATCGTTTTTGCTGAGTCCGTTTGCAGGGGTTGTTGCCGATAGGTTTGAGCGCCGCAAAGTGCTGCTGGTTACACAGATGCTCTCCATGATACAGGCATCCACTCTTACCGTGCTGGTGCTCACAGATTCCATTCAGATTTGGCATATATTGACTTTGAGTGCTGTGCTAGGCATTATTAATGCTTATGATATTGCTACCCGGCAGGCATTTGTAGTGGAGATGGTAGATAAAAGAGAGGATGTAAGCAATGCCATTGCGCTGAATTCTTCCATGTTTAACATGGCACGGCTGGTAGGCCCTTCTGTAGCAGGTATTCTGATAGCAGCAGTAGGAGAGGGCATGTGCTTTCTGATCAATGCAGTGAGCTATATAGCCGTGCTGGCCTCCCTGCTGATGATGCGCCTGAACCCTTATGAGCCCGTAGTACATAAGCGCAGGGTGTGGCAATCGCTGATAGAAGGCTTTGGCTATGCATTTGGTTTTGCTCCTATCCGTGCACTTATATTGATTGTGGCACTGCTAAGCTTGTTTGGTATGCCTTTTAGCGTGCTGATGCCTGTATTTGCCCGTGATATTTTGCATGGTGGAGCCAATACCCTGGGCTACCTTATGGGGGCTTCCGGTGTTGGTGCACTTGCCGGTGCCTTGTTCCTGGCGCAACGTAAATCTGTGGTGGGCCTGGGGAAGATCATGATATTTACGATGCTAATTTTTAGTGTAGGACTTATCGCTTTCTCCTTTTCGGAAGTATTGCTTATCTCGCTGCTTTGTATGCTGGTGAGCGGTTTCGGCATGATCGTGACCATGGCCTCCTGCAATACCCTGCTGCAGACAATTGTGGAAGATGATAAAAGGGGACGGGTGATGAGCCTCTATAGCATGGCTTTTATGGGCATGGCTCCTTTTGGCAGCATGCTTGCCGGTGCGGTGGCAGAATATATTGGTGTAAACTTTACCCTGGCCGCCTGCGGACTATTATGTGCCATCAGCATTATTCCCTTCGCCGTAAACCTGAACAACCTGCGGCAGCTGGTAGTCCCTATTTATCAGCGGCTGGGGATCTTACCCGAAATTGCAACCGGCCTCCAGTCTGCCTCCAACCTTACCACACCACCTGAAGAACGCTGA
- a CDS encoding curli production assembly/transport component CsgG (COG1462 Uncharacterized protein involved in formation of curli polymers), which translates to MPYTFFRGLSTLLLILFLFAACSPYFNQPLHTSGAMLGVPAPGSGDMMNLPVPQQKVVAAVYKFRDQTGQYKPSVTGTNWSTAVTQGATSILINSLNESGWFTPIERENLGNLLNERKIIRSTRAEAQAITGKEQPALPALLFAGVILEGGIISYDANVVTGGAGLRYFGAGASGQYREDKITVYLRAVSSSTGEILKTVYTSKTILSQSVDFGLFRYVKFKRLLEAETGFTYNEPTEIAVKEAINKAVQSLIIEGMLAGYWKAESTDAMKSGVVQEYLQEKEAIQTANIHGQLQHERRSPIGASIAAGGILYRGDYADPVVRPLGEIGLRINRRNGLAFDLKLGRGTLATREIFNLSVNWAEIDLNYNLFPKLRHTPYLQLGGGTLVRDNIFSDFGAAGLHPYVKAGLGMEYLLTDRIGLDFNASSSYMLNDSFDEVEQGRFNDYFWSGKVGINFYFGMNR; encoded by the coding sequence ATGCCATATACCTTTTTCCGGGGCTTAAGTACCTTGCTGCTGATCCTGTTTCTGTTTGCTGCCTGCAGCCCTTATTTCAATCAGCCACTGCATACATCTGGTGCTATGCTGGGGGTTCCGGCCCCTGGTTCCGGGGATATGATGAACCTGCCGGTACCACAGCAAAAAGTAGTTGCTGCCGTTTATAAATTCAGAGACCAGACGGGGCAGTATAAACCATCGGTTACCGGCACTAACTGGTCTACAGCAGTAACGCAGGGAGCAACCTCTATCCTGATAAATTCCCTGAACGAGTCAGGCTGGTTTACTCCCATTGAGCGGGAGAATTTAGGCAACCTGCTCAATGAGCGCAAAATTATACGCTCTACCCGGGCCGAAGCCCAGGCAATTACCGGTAAAGAGCAGCCTGCTTTACCCGCTCTGCTGTTTGCGGGCGTTATCCTGGAAGGTGGTATTATTTCCTATGATGCCAATGTGGTAACGGGCGGTGCCGGTCTCAGGTATTTTGGCGCCGGCGCATCGGGTCAGTACCGGGAAGATAAGATTACTGTTTATTTGAGAGCTGTTTCCTCGAGTACCGGGGAAATTCTCAAGACTGTGTACACCTCTAAAACTATCCTGTCGCAGTCGGTCGATTTTGGCCTTTTCCGATATGTGAAATTCAAACGCCTGCTGGAGGCTGAAACAGGTTTTACCTACAACGAGCCCACCGAGATAGCAGTAAAAGAAGCCATCAACAAAGCCGTACAAAGCCTGATTATAGAGGGAATGCTGGCTGGCTACTGGAAAGCGGAGAGTACTGATGCCATGAAATCAGGCGTTGTACAAGAATACCTGCAGGAAAAAGAAGCCATACAAACCGCCAACATTCACGGGCAACTACAGCATGAGCGGCGGAGCCCGATAGGTGCAAGCATAGCAGCAGGGGGAATCTTATACAGGGGAGATTATGCAGATCCTGTGGTGAGGCCCCTGGGAGAGATAGGTTTGAGAATCAACAGACGAAATGGCCTGGCCTTCGACCTGAAGCTTGGCAGAGGAACGCTGGCAACGCGGGAGATCTTTAATCTTAGTGTAAACTGGGCAGAAATAGATCTGAACTATAACCTGTTTCCTAAACTGCGGCATACGCCCTACCTGCAGCTGGGTGGAGGCACTTTGGTGAGGGATAATATTTTCAGTGATTTTGGCGCTGCAGGCCTGCACCCCTACGTAAAAGCCGGACTTGGAATGGAATACCTCCTAACAGACCGGATTGGGCTGGATTTTAACGCTTCCAGCTCCTATATGCTGAACGACAGCTTCGATGAAGTGGAGCAGGGCCGGTTCAACGACTATTTCTGGAGCGGGAAAGTAGGTATTAACTTTTATTTTGGAATGAACAGATAA
- a CDS encoding curli production assembly/transport component CsgF: MKKIFSVLIFCLFGAASLQAQDLVYQPKNPAFGGDTFNYQWLLSSAQAQDKIADPNAQTNSLLNRSPLDNFQENLNRQILNQLSRQLVSSQFGEEGLEPGSYTIGNFQIDVSEGSSGIEIIIVDSGTGDRTTVTIPYF, translated from the coding sequence ATGAAGAAAATTTTTTCGGTTTTGATTTTCTGTTTATTTGGAGCGGCCAGCCTGCAGGCACAGGACCTGGTATACCAGCCCAAGAACCCAGCTTTTGGAGGAGATACTTTTAATTATCAGTGGTTACTGAGTTCCGCACAGGCACAGGATAAGATAGCAGACCCAAATGCGCAGACAAACAGCCTGCTGAACAGGAGCCCGCTGGACAATTTTCAGGAAAACTTAAACCGGCAGATTCTGAACCAGCTATCCAGGCAGCTGGTAAGCTCTCAGTTTGGCGAAGAAGGTCTGGAACCAGGCAGTTACACAATCGGCAACTTTCAGATAGATGTATCGGAAGGAAGCAGTGGCATTGAAATAATTATTGTTGACTCCGGCACAGGAGACCGGACCACCGTTACCATCCCTTATTTCTAG
- a CDS encoding aldo/keto reductase (COG0667 Predicted oxidoreductases (related to aryl-alcohol dehydrogenases)) codes for MEYRQLGASGLQVPVLSFGTATFGGGNEFFKAWGSTQVEEAIRMVNLCMDAGVNFFDTADVYSQGLSEEILGKAIQEHPRDQVLISTKGTFPFGEGPNNQGSSRFHLTRQVEGSLRRLKTDYIDIYHMHGFDGNTPVEETLHTLNGLVESGKVRYLAASNFSGWHLMKSLAISEKRGWSRYVGHQVYYSLANREYEWELMPLGIDQKVGGIIWSPLSAGRLGGKYRRNKPLPAESRVAQGGSPVPEAVINEEVFYNTIDAMDEVAAETGKTLAQIAINWLLQRPTVSSIIIGARNEDQLKQNLDAVGWNLSTEQVKKLDAASEIPTIYPYWHQRQNKRLNPLPEF; via the coding sequence ATGGAATACAGACAACTAGGAGCCTCGGGACTGCAGGTGCCGGTGCTAAGTTTTGGAACAGCCACCTTTGGCGGAGGTAATGAATTTTTTAAAGCATGGGGCAGCACCCAGGTAGAAGAAGCAATCCGTATGGTTAATCTTTGTATGGATGCCGGGGTTAATTTTTTCGATACGGCAGATGTTTACTCTCAGGGGCTTTCTGAGGAAATACTGGGCAAAGCCATACAGGAGCACCCCCGGGATCAGGTGCTGATATCCACTAAAGGAACCTTTCCGTTTGGAGAAGGACCTAATAACCAGGGCTCTTCCCGTTTTCACCTGACTAGACAGGTGGAAGGCAGCCTCAGGAGATTGAAAACGGATTACATCGATATTTACCACATGCATGGCTTTGATGGCAATACGCCTGTAGAAGAAACCCTGCATACGCTAAATGGGCTGGTGGAGAGTGGCAAAGTCCGCTACCTGGCTGCATCCAATTTTTCCGGCTGGCACCTGATGAAATCTTTAGCCATTTCGGAAAAGAGGGGATGGAGCCGTTATGTGGGCCACCAGGTGTACTACTCGCTGGCGAACCGGGAGTACGAATGGGAGCTGATGCCGCTGGGCATTGATCAAAAAGTGGGCGGTATTATCTGGTCACCCCTGTCTGCCGGCAGGCTGGGGGGGAAATACCGTCGCAATAAGCCTTTACCTGCAGAAAGCCGCGTGGCGCAGGGCGGCAGCCCGGTGCCCGAAGCGGTGATCAATGAGGAGGTTTTTTACAATACCATAGATGCCATGGATGAGGTTGCTGCAGAAACAGGTAAAACCTTAGCCCAAATAGCCATCAACTGGCTGCTGCAACGCCCAACAGTATCCAGCATTATCATAGGTGCCCGTAACGAAGATCAGTTAAAGCAAAATCTGGATGCCGTTGGCTGGAACCTTAGCACCGAACAGGTGAAGAAGCTGGATGCTGCCAGTGAAATACCCACCATTTACCCTTACTGGCATCAAAGACAGAATAAAAGGCTGAACCCACTGCCTGAATTCTAA
- a CDS encoding response regulator receiver protein (COG0784 FOG: CheY-like receiver) gives MKKVKCILLVDDDETTNIINEMLITDMDIAEHLLQARNGKEGIELLEKKFQQEQGLPDLILLDINMPVMDGFAFLEAYQQLDFPDKSAAIIVMLTTSLNPSDVERAKNAGVADYINKPLTEQSLQEILEKHVW, from the coding sequence ATGAAAAAAGTTAAATGCATCCTGCTGGTAGATGATGATGAAACAACCAACATCATCAATGAAATGCTCATTACCGACATGGACATAGCCGAACATTTGTTGCAGGCACGTAATGGCAAAGAAGGAATAGAGCTGCTGGAAAAAAAATTTCAGCAGGAACAGGGCCTGCCCGATCTGATCCTGTTGGATATTAATATGCCGGTAATGGATGGATTTGCTTTTCTGGAAGCCTACCAGCAACTGGATTTCCCGGATAAATCCGCTGCGATCATTGTAATGCTCACTACCTCGCTGAACCCTTCGGATGTGGAGCGGGCAAAAAATGCCGGTGTAGCCGATTATATCAACAAACCCTTGACCGAACAATCTTTACAGGAAATTCTGGAAAAACATGTGTGGTAG
- a CDS encoding cyclase (COG5485 Predicted ester cyclase), translating into MTTEQSRKLIQEYAEAISKDKSDAILDKYMNDDELKGHIIIFETGLPNYQLVAKDIVAEGNKVVVRGTVEGEHKGDLFGVPPTGKKVKVDGLIMYELADNKIVNHWMQFDTVALMQQIGAMPVPANEH; encoded by the coding sequence ATGACTACAGAACAAAGCCGTAAGCTGATTCAGGAGTATGCAGAAGCGATCAGTAAGGATAAGTCCGATGCTATTCTTGATAAGTATATGAATGATGATGAACTGAAAGGGCATATCATCATTTTTGAAACAGGCCTGCCCAATTACCAGCTTGTTGCCAAAGATATTGTTGCAGAAGGCAATAAAGTGGTAGTACGGGGTACAGTAGAAGGCGAACATAAAGGCGATCTTTTTGGCGTGCCGCCAACCGGCAAAAAAGTAAAGGTAGATGGCCTTATCATGTATGAATTGGCTGACAATAAAATTGTAAATCACTGGATGCAGTTTGACACTGTAGCATTAATGCAGCAGATTGGTGCCATGCCGGTGCCGGCTAATGAGCATTAA
- a CDS encoding major facilitator superfamily protein (COG0477 Permeases of the major facilitator superfamily), translated as MTKQGLSKFQIAVMAVAAGVCVANIYYNQPILKEIALSLHATEGEIGLTSVLAQAGYGLGLFFITPLGDKTNRKRLILMLHAALVIALLGIALIKDVTGIYVISFLIGLLAVAAQVILPMAASLDRENRGKTVGIIFTGILIGILAARVYSGYIAAFFGWRYVYGLSAAMVAFMALLIQYSLPDVPARFHGNYLQLLKSTFAQVQRFALLRRTALLGALIFGAFCSFWTNLTFHLSGEPFNYGADAIGFFGVLAIGGALLAPYFGKMADKGNAARTQLITVSLIIAGVVAIILFPYHVWSFVVAVLLLDVGVQATQVTNIAMIYTLDEKAHSRINTIYMTTYFVGGALGTFVGVQCWRLGGWQAVGWQLLAWSILAFIVAALGYRKQVFTKQKATEEIV; from the coding sequence ATGACAAAACAAGGTTTATCGAAATTCCAGATAGCGGTAATGGCTGTGGCCGCAGGGGTTTGCGTTGCAAATATTTATTACAACCAGCCTATTCTGAAGGAAATTGCCCTCTCGCTGCACGCAACCGAGGGCGAAATTGGCCTCACCTCTGTACTGGCGCAGGCAGGTTATGGGCTGGGGCTATTCTTTATTACACCACTCGGTGATAAAACGAACCGGAAGAGACTGATCCTGATGTTACATGCGGCACTGGTAATAGCCTTATTAGGCATTGCCCTGATCAAAGATGTTACAGGGATTTATGTTATTAGTTTCCTGATAGGTTTGCTGGCTGTTGCCGCCCAGGTGATTCTGCCCATGGCGGCCAGTCTGGACCGGGAAAACAGGGGAAAAACAGTAGGGATTATTTTTACCGGTATTCTGATTGGTATTTTGGCAGCCAGGGTGTACAGTGGTTATATCGCTGCATTTTTTGGCTGGCGTTATGTCTATGGCCTGTCAGCAGCAATGGTAGCTTTTATGGCCCTGCTCATCCAATATTCGCTGCCTGATGTACCTGCCCGGTTCCATGGTAACTACCTGCAGTTGCTTAAATCTACCTTTGCCCAGGTACAGCGTTTTGCCTTGTTGCGCCGTACTGCCCTGCTGGGGGCCCTGATTTTCGGAGCTTTTTGTTCTTTCTGGACAAACCTGACCTTTCATCTCAGCGGAGAGCCTTTTAATTATGGTGCTGATGCAATCGGATTTTTTGGCGTACTGGCCATAGGCGGCGCTTTGCTGGCGCCTTATTTTGGTAAAATGGCAGATAAGGGGAATGCCGCCCGCACACAGCTCATTACTGTTTCGCTGATCATTGCAGGTGTTGTCGCCATTATACTCTTTCCCTATCATGTATGGTCGTTTGTGGTAGCAGTTTTACTGCTGGATGTTGGTGTGCAGGCAACACAGGTAACCAATATTGCCATGATTTATACATTGGACGAAAAGGCGCACAGCCGCATCAATACAATTTATATGACTACTTATTTTGTGGGCGGTGCTCTGGGTACTTTTGTTGGAGTACAATGCTGGCGTCTGGGCGGGTGGCAGGCTGTCGGCTGGCAATTACTGGCCTGGAGCATTCTGGCTTTTATCGTAGCTGCCTTAGGCTATAGAAAGCAGGTATTTACTAAACAGAAAGCAACAGAAGAGATCGTATAG